One genomic segment of Pagrus major chromosome 13, Pma_NU_1.0 includes these proteins:
- the LOC141007758 gene encoding phosphatidylinositol-binding clathrin assembly protein-like isoform X1, translating into MSGQSLTDRIAAAQHSMTGSAISKAVCKATTHEVSGPKKKHLDYLIHCTNELNVSIPHLADTLLERTASNSWIVVFKALITTHHLMMYGNERLMQYLASRNTLFNLNNFLDKAALQGYNMSTFIRRYSRYLNEKAMSYRLAAVDFTKMKRGAEGVMRTMNTEKLIKTLPTIQNQLDALLDFQPNSNELTNGVINTAFMLLFKDSIRLFAAYNEGVINMLEKYFDMKKNQCKEALEIYKTFLNRMTKLSEFLKVAERVGIDQGDSPDLTQAPSSLLEALEQHLASLEGRKLKDLSTASRSSTLSSAVSSLSSTGISLSRMDDKTDDNRLQQHKEDGHKVIDIQTPNVSPSTQSVGSANSSGGATDLFSNSPIVPVNNHVPNLTSELFTLQPNFTPIQTTHTVPNNNNAWGGDLLKPAPPTQIHSPGVPLHSGKMLPNDLDSSLANLVGNLQFGGTQAKKPELQWSQLVEKKPTGGSGWQSKTMCTSTNWTHTTHPMAPAPMPVPQMNGMIYTGYAPAPVAFPMTTPQVPVYGMLPPQMSHQMGGVPMMPPQPVMYNQPVLRPTNPFGPIPGTQMHFM; encoded by the exons ATGTCGGGACAGTCTTTGACGGACCGGATCGCCGCCGCGCAGCACAGCATGACCGGGTCTGCCATCAGCAAAGCCGTCTGCAAGGCCACGACGCACGAAGTCAGCGGACCCAAGAAGAAACACCTTGACT ACCTGATCCACTGCACCAATGAGCTGAATGTCAGCATCCCCCACCTGGCAGACACACTGCTGGAGCGCACAGCCAGTAACAGCTGGATAGTGGTTTTCAAAGCGCTCATCACCACACACCACCTCATGATGTACGGCAACGAG AGATTGATGCAGTACCTTGCCTCCAGAAACACGCTCTTCAACCTCAACAACTTCCTAGATAAGGCTGCACTACAAG GGTATAACATGTCAACCTTCATCAGACGCTACAGCCGCTACCTGAATGAAAAAGCCATGTCATACAGACTAGCAGCAGTGGACTTCACCAAGATGAAGCGAGG GGCTGAGGGTGTGATGCGCACCATGAACACAGAAAAGCTGATTAAGACTCTGCCCACCATTCAGAACCAGCTGGACGCACTGCTGGATTTCCAG CCTAACTCTAACGAGCTGACCAACGGAGTGATCAACACAGCGTTCATGTTGCTGTTTAAAGACTCCATACGGCTGTTTGCTGCTTACAACGAGGGGGTCATCAACATGCTGG AGAAATACTTTGACATGAAGAAGAACCAGTGCAAAGAAGCTCTGGAGATCTACAAGACGTTCCTCAACAGGATGACCAAACTGTCCGAGTTCCTCAAAGTGGCGGAG CGAGTTGGGATAGATCAGGGCGACAGCCCCGATCTCACACAG GCTCCCAGCTCTCTCCTGGAGGCTCTGGAGCAGCATCTAGCCTCTCTGGAGGGCAGGAAGCTCAAGGACCTCTCCACCGCCAGCAG ATCCAGCACCTTGTCCAGTGCAGTGTCCTCTCTCTCCAGCACTGGGATCTCTCTCAGCCGTATGGACGACAAGACAGACGACAACAGACTGCAGCAACACAAG GAGGATGGTCATAAAGTGATCGACATTCAGACGCCCAATGTGTCGCCCAGCACCCAGTCAGTGGGCAGTGCCAACAGCAGCGGAGGGGCGACGGATCTCTTCTCCAACTCACCCATCGTACCAGTCAACAACCA TGTGCCAAACCTGACCAGTGAGCTGTTCACCCTGCAGCCTAACTTCACCCCCATCCAGACCACACACACTGTGCCCAACAATAACAATGCCTGGGGAG GTGACCTGCTAAAGCCAGCCCCGCCCACTCAAATTCACAGCCCTGGAGTCCCGTTGCACTCTGGGAAAATGCTGCCCAATGATTTGGACTCTTCATTAGCCAACCTCGTTGGCA ACCTGCAGTTCGGGGGGACGCAAGCTAAAAA gcCGGAGCTCCAGTGGAGTCAGCTGGTAGAGAAGAAGCCAACAGGAGGAAGTGGCTGGCAGTCGAAGACGATGTGCACCAGCACCAACTGGACTCACACCACCCATCCCATGGCACCTGCACCCATGCCCGTCCCTCAGATG AATGGGATGATCTATACTGGCTAT GCTCCAGCACCAGTGGCTTTTCCTATGACGACACCCCAAGTGCCTGTGTATGGAATG CTCCCTCCTCAGATGAGTCATCAGATGGGGGGCGTTCCCATGATGCCCCCACAGCCTGTCATGTACAACCAGCCTGTCCTGAGACCCACCAATCCTTTTGGGCCCATCCCGGggacacag ATGCACTTCATGTAG
- the LOC141007758 gene encoding phosphatidylinositol-binding clathrin assembly protein-like isoform X2 has product MSGQSLTDRIAAAQHSMTGSAISKAVCKATTHEVSGPKKKHLDYLIHCTNELNVSIPHLADTLLERTASNSWIVVFKALITTHHLMMYGNERLMQYLASRNTLFNLNNFLDKAALQGYNMSTFIRRYSRYLNEKAMSYRLAAVDFTKMKRGAEGVMRTMNTEKLIKTLPTIQNQLDALLDFQPNSNELTNGVINTAFMLLFKDSIRLFAAYNEGVINMLEKYFDMKKNQCKEALEIYKTFLNRMTKLSEFLKVAERVGIDQGDSPDLTQAPSSLLEALEQHLASLEGRKLKDLSTASRSSTLSSAVSSLSSTGISLSRMDDKTDDNRLQQHKEDGHKVIDIQTPNVSPSTQSVGSANSSGGATDLFSNSPIVPVNNHVPNLTSELFTLQPNFTPIQTTHTVPNNNNAWGGDLLKPAPPTQIHSPGVPLHSGKMLPNDLDSSLANLVGNLQFGGTQAKKPELQWSQLVEKKPTGGSGWQSKTMCTSTNWTHTTHPMAPAPMPVPQMNGMIYTGYAPAPVAFPMTTPQVPVYGMLPPQMSHQMGGVPMMPPQPVMYNQPVLRPTNPFGPIPGTQASYPLQMHFM; this is encoded by the exons ATGTCGGGACAGTCTTTGACGGACCGGATCGCCGCCGCGCAGCACAGCATGACCGGGTCTGCCATCAGCAAAGCCGTCTGCAAGGCCACGACGCACGAAGTCAGCGGACCCAAGAAGAAACACCTTGACT ACCTGATCCACTGCACCAATGAGCTGAATGTCAGCATCCCCCACCTGGCAGACACACTGCTGGAGCGCACAGCCAGTAACAGCTGGATAGTGGTTTTCAAAGCGCTCATCACCACACACCACCTCATGATGTACGGCAACGAG AGATTGATGCAGTACCTTGCCTCCAGAAACACGCTCTTCAACCTCAACAACTTCCTAGATAAGGCTGCACTACAAG GGTATAACATGTCAACCTTCATCAGACGCTACAGCCGCTACCTGAATGAAAAAGCCATGTCATACAGACTAGCAGCAGTGGACTTCACCAAGATGAAGCGAGG GGCTGAGGGTGTGATGCGCACCATGAACACAGAAAAGCTGATTAAGACTCTGCCCACCATTCAGAACCAGCTGGACGCACTGCTGGATTTCCAG CCTAACTCTAACGAGCTGACCAACGGAGTGATCAACACAGCGTTCATGTTGCTGTTTAAAGACTCCATACGGCTGTTTGCTGCTTACAACGAGGGGGTCATCAACATGCTGG AGAAATACTTTGACATGAAGAAGAACCAGTGCAAAGAAGCTCTGGAGATCTACAAGACGTTCCTCAACAGGATGACCAAACTGTCCGAGTTCCTCAAAGTGGCGGAG CGAGTTGGGATAGATCAGGGCGACAGCCCCGATCTCACACAG GCTCCCAGCTCTCTCCTGGAGGCTCTGGAGCAGCATCTAGCCTCTCTGGAGGGCAGGAAGCTCAAGGACCTCTCCACCGCCAGCAG ATCCAGCACCTTGTCCAGTGCAGTGTCCTCTCTCTCCAGCACTGGGATCTCTCTCAGCCGTATGGACGACAAGACAGACGACAACAGACTGCAGCAACACAAG GAGGATGGTCATAAAGTGATCGACATTCAGACGCCCAATGTGTCGCCCAGCACCCAGTCAGTGGGCAGTGCCAACAGCAGCGGAGGGGCGACGGATCTCTTCTCCAACTCACCCATCGTACCAGTCAACAACCA TGTGCCAAACCTGACCAGTGAGCTGTTCACCCTGCAGCCTAACTTCACCCCCATCCAGACCACACACACTGTGCCCAACAATAACAATGCCTGGGGAG GTGACCTGCTAAAGCCAGCCCCGCCCACTCAAATTCACAGCCCTGGAGTCCCGTTGCACTCTGGGAAAATGCTGCCCAATGATTTGGACTCTTCATTAGCCAACCTCGTTGGCA ACCTGCAGTTCGGGGGGACGCAAGCTAAAAA gcCGGAGCTCCAGTGGAGTCAGCTGGTAGAGAAGAAGCCAACAGGAGGAAGTGGCTGGCAGTCGAAGACGATGTGCACCAGCACCAACTGGACTCACACCACCCATCCCATGGCACCTGCACCCATGCCCGTCCCTCAGATG AATGGGATGATCTATACTGGCTAT GCTCCAGCACCAGTGGCTTTTCCTATGACGACACCCCAAGTGCCTGTGTATGGAATG CTCCCTCCTCAGATGAGTCATCAGATGGGGGGCGTTCCCATGATGCCCCCACAGCCTGTCATGTACAACCAGCCTGTCCTGAGACCCACCAATCCTTTTGGGCCCATCCCGGggacacagg CCTCGTATCCTCTGCAGATGCACTTCATGTAG